In Prochlorococcus marinus XMU1411, one genomic interval encodes:
- a CDS encoding class I SAM-dependent methyltransferase produces the protein MNNIKYLKEDSYGYKKRIHYLLDYIKKNKNVKNVLEIGCGTGFGILYPLARHFKKISFVGEDIDIQSIEFANQKNSLSNLVFRNSNSEKENYTYDIIIISEVLEHVEKPQKLLLDIKSKLSDSGILFITIPNGYGPFEMVSTLMRILDFFKLTNKIRNFKRIFIPRITVTQNNEKSNYRISDTLADSPHINFFNFKDIKKLIYYSGYQIISHKNRTFICGDPIDILINKLNLSNLNSQIADYLPNILVSDWMFIVKKNSSKLKKFKSPLNFWVKFRRYLVGKNI, from the coding sequence ATGAATAATATTAAATATCTCAAAGAGGATTCTTATGGTTATAAAAAGAGAATACATTATTTATTGGATTATATTAAAAAAAATAAAAATGTAAAAAATGTACTTGAGATAGGATGTGGAACTGGTTTTGGGATTCTTTATCCTTTAGCAAGACATTTTAAAAAAATCTCATTTGTTGGAGAAGATATTGATATACAAAGTATTGAATTTGCAAATCAGAAAAATAGTCTATCTAACTTAGTGTTTAGAAATTCTAATTCAGAAAAGGAAAATTATACTTACGATATTATTATAATTTCTGAGGTTTTAGAACATGTTGAGAAACCACAAAAATTACTTTTAGATATAAAAAGTAAATTATCAGATTCTGGTATTTTATTTATTACGATACCAAATGGATATGGACCTTTTGAAATGGTAAGCACTTTAATGAGAATACTTGATTTTTTTAAACTTACTAATAAAATAAGAAATTTTAAAAGAATATTCATTCCTCGAATTACAGTTACCCAAAATAATGAAAAATCAAATTATAGAATTTCAGATACATTAGCTGATAGCCCACATATTAATTTTTTTAATTTTAAAGATATTAAAAAATTAATATATTATTCTGGATATCAAATAATTTCTCATAAAAATAGAACTTTTATCTGTGGTGATCCAATAGATATATTAATTAATAAATTGAATCTTTCAAATTTAAATTCTCAGATTGCCGATTATTTGCCTAATATCTTGGTTTCGGATTGGATGTTTATTGTTAAAAAAAACTCATCAAAATTAAAGAAATTTAAATCCCCTCTTAATTTTTGGGTAAAATTCAGAAGATACCTTGTGGGTAAAAATATTTAA